The genomic segment CATTTGCTGTCATGCAGGGCATACGTTTCCAGGAATCAGGCAACAGCACTACAAGTTCAAGAGTAGTTGTGCGTTCAAATTACAAAACAATTTAACAACTGTAGGAAGAAGATTCTATCACTGTATGAATTCAAATGTGAGATGCTCTGCGGAAGATGTTGGGGTTTCTATTTCTTATTCTGGTGGCCTTGAAAAGGATTCAAACTTGGCTTCTTCTAATATTTCACTTTATGATGCTCGAGTCCTTTATTGTGTAGCTCCAGCCATGGGCCATAATAAGGTATGCTATCCATTTTGCTTTCTCATGTTATGTTTATTTCATATTGCTATTCTGTTGATCTCTCCTAACTTGGATGTGTGCTTGACTGTAAATTTCTTCACATTGTCTTCAAGATTCATGCAGAATGTTATGGAGCTAGTGATTATATTTCGGACTAACTTcggatattatcaaattcagctaatGACCTATATCTTCTGCATATTCTGTCACTTGCTAGTATTTTTTGATAGCATTATGATGATTTATTTACAATGAGAAAAATTATTTACTGAGTTGGAAAAGAACTAACGTACCATCACAACAAGATTATGGGAAGTCAAGGAATTTTAGTTCATGCTTATTAGTTCTCTCCACATATCTTGTCATATTAACTTgtaccttttcttttattttttcttgaaaagaaaACTTGTACCTTTCCTTTGTAATTTCTATTTGATCTTATAACCAGGAATCACACCCAGAGTCCAACAAAAGGGTGCCTGCAATCATTGATGCTCTTGAAAGGCTGGAGCTCACACCAAAAGTACAAAGGCTGAGCTATCTTTATACATTACCAGCCTCTTATGCaatcccattgttccttctttccCTTACTTTTGacaggctttttgtctttcttatgACATCTCGTTCATTCTCTATTTCAGTACCGTAACTCAGAGGTGTTTGAAGCTCAAAATTTCAAGCCTGcatcccttgatgatattgcaacTGTTCATGCAAGAGCTTATGTAGCTGGGCTTGAGAAGGTAGTTTTTATCGTTTGGGTACTTTTCTTTCCATGGGAGATAGTTTAGAACTTAATTTTTGTACCCTTGTTACTTCTCTTCTTTACTTAATTTACTCCATATAATGTAAAACTTAACTCGTGTAGATTTATTACTTCTCTTCCTTACCTGATTTACTCCTTTATGATATATGCTCCATATGAGGCATTAACATAAGAGTTTTGTTAGCTAACAACTCAGTTGCTGGAGATTGTGAATTTTGAACAAAACAACAAACTTGAGGAGATAACTGCTAAGTTCAACTTCATATTTTATTGTGCATATGGGTTGATGCTTGTTCTATTTGCTGATTGACTTGATCTCTTTTTCCATTTATTCCGATATTGGATGCTTACAACATCTGTCAAACCGATGGGCATTTAAAACTAAGTATATATTTCATTTGGTTAGGATCACCCCAAGTCATGCAATTGCATATTGATTTGCCCTTCTTTTGTCTAAACATTGAACAATTGACTTGTTTCACCATATCGACACTATGTGAAACTAATTCATAATGCAGACTTTATCTTCTGTAATGTGTTTTGCAAACTATGAGGTTGGAGCTACATTTTTTGCTTTAAGCTCCATACACGAAGCGGGCCATGTACTTTATACAAGATACTTTATGTATGTTGAGTGCTGATGCTTAGTCACCTAATGATGGATTGCCATTTTACCCATCACAACCTAGGGGGCcactttttcctttccttatgcATCCAATAGGAATATATAGTGACCTTATTATTGGTCATATGTAATGATGATGCTGTAAGATCAAATTTTGCCTGCATggtaaattgaaaaataatagaccaaaaaaacattaaaaactTAAATATGTTAGTATTAGAAGGAGATACTGTCAAATGCCAATGTCAAGTCATTGATAAGAAGAATATAAATATTTGGAGTTTTAAACTAATGTGAACCCTTTCATTTCTACAATCCAAGGACTTTCCAGCTCTCTCACATGAGGATGGGTCTTAGACCAGTTTATGCTATTGTGGATAAGGAGACCTCAGCTCCCCATTTTGCACTTTCATATCTTTCATCAATTTTAAATTCTATTAACAATATTATCTACAGGCTTATGGTTTCcttttatttatgttttttatCAATTTACCCATTTCCTTGTTTGCCTATTGAGGACCGGAATGCCTTTTTGCATATTTTAAGTGTATCTTCTAGCATGACAATACATCATATTGTGAACATTCTTCAATCATAGTATGACATCATCCATTTCATCTTTAATTGGTGTTGAAATTGCATAGCCTTAGTGCTTTTGAGTTGTTATACAATGCTTTCATGTACACATGGGTTCAGCAATTCTCTTGTTCAGTTAAAGCAGTTGGATATCATGTAATGCTGTGTTTGAACTACTTATTAGGTCTTTGCTTAGTTTTGGTTTAGTTCATAATATCAGAACTGCTGATCTTGATATTATAGTTGAATATGCTGACTGTGTACTCAAGAAATCAGGTTGCTCTTTGTGCAATTAATCTTGCAAAACTTTTCTGTAGGCTGTGTCTAGGGCTTCAGATGAAGGTGTTATTTTCATCGATGGATCTGGACCAACATATGCTACTGAAACTGTAATCATCAGTCCTCATATCTTCtttatcttcattttttttaataaaaaaatgcttTAAATCGATGGTGGATCTGCATATGCAGTCACACTAAATTTCATTTGATCAGACAATAGTGGGCTCTTGTCATTTATAAGTACTTTGTTCTACTACACAAAAATGCTGGGGATTTTTCCTCTGAAATTGGAAAAGCAGGTATATGTGTGGTGTATTTGCAAACGCATGTCGTTATTTATGACCATATATGGGTCCATAGAGGCTTGCTATTGAGTATTAATATGAAAGTATCTATGCTGACAAAAACTGTTAAATTCTGTCATCTTCACTTATATATCATGTTACTTCTTATGCAGACTTTTCAAGAGTCCCTCATGGCAGCTGGTGCAGGAATTACCTTGGTTGATTCAGTGGTAATAGAGTTATTTAAGACGCTTCGCTCTCATTTTCATTCTCAAatgcattttatttttattgtaaaCTCACTATACTGCAAATGCATCTAAACATTTATTGCTACTCTTAATTAGTGTAACTTTATAATAGGCTTATCTTGTGCTCTTTTGCCAAGACATATGTATATTTGTCTCTTAGGTTGCAGCATCAAGATTGAGACCAGATCCACCTGTAGGATTTGCCTTAATAAGGCCACCAGGTCATCATGCAATTCCTGAAGGTCCTATGGGTTTTTGTGTCTTTGGAAACATTGCAGTTGCTGCTCGATATGCTCAACGCGCACATGGATTAAAGCGGGTTCttatcattgattttgatgttcaCCATGGTAATGGAACATGTGATGCATTTTATGATGACCCAGATATATTCTTCATCTCGACTCATCAGGTAAGTTGATATTTTTTGTGTAATTATTGGTCATGATGTAGGATATACCTTGTGCTTATTTCATCGTACGACTAATGCCCTTTTAAATGGCATAATGTTTTTTGGGGTTTATTTTGTAAATGGAAATTCTTAGTTGTTTGCCATCAGTTGGGGCTGAGTATATGGATTCCTTATTTTGGAGTGTGTATGAGGTGGTTATTTTATATCAGTCAGTGCTAAAAATACACTTGTGGATTTATCTGTTGAAAATTTTGAACTATCAGTGTGAAAAATGTTACCTATCAATTTTGCTAGGCCAAATCAGTAATTTGGAACTCCATACTATATTGAGTAAAGTTTCCTTTTTTGGGTGGGTGAGGAAGCTTGACCCAAAGAGGGAAAGGAAAACTGGCATCAATAAGAGTATTTTAACTGAACTTTAGCATGCTCTCGACTTCCCATTATATTCTTAAAATATGCAGACCTTGTTTGATTGTTATGTTGATTTTTTGCAAAATAAGCTCTATCTATTGTATATATACCGGTCCCACTTCATCAACTATATTTAGAATTTGTTTGGCATTGTAATGTATCATCGACAGCCAAACCAATTTATTGCTTTCAGGAATACTAAATCACTAATATACTTAGCGCAGAACTTGGTGACAAATCTATTGTTATTACTTATCCatataatatcaaaaatttCAACATAATCATGGTGCCAATTAAGCTTGATTGACAtccaaaattaaatataaatgtGCTTATCATGTGCCATCAAGATTGTTTGTATCTTGACTGCAAAATGTTGAGGAAAAGGATTATCTGTAGCTTGTCAAGGTGGGTGTTTGGTTAGATGTATTTTTTCTAGTTAATTTTAGTAAATGCATAGAGAATAAGATAAATAGATAGCagataaattttttcttttagataaATGATCTTTTTTCTTTAAACTTGTTTTTTGTAGAATGGAAGCTATCCTGGGACGGGTAAGATCGAACAGGTTGGTCAAGGAAGTGGTGAAGGAACAACTCTGAACCTGCCTCTACCAGGAGGTTCAGGTGACAATTCTATGAGATCTGTATTTGATGAGGTCATTGTGCCATGTGCTCAAAGGTTTAAGCCTGAGATCATTCTTGTTTCAGCTGGGTGAGTTGCTCATTCTTCATTACTTTAAGGTTGTCATTGGATTTGGAAAGTTGTGAGTCCAATGACCAGCCTATTCTGGGTCATATTACCCATGTTTGAGAAGTTGAAACCTAAGTTCTGAAAGCACCTGACCTAGAGCTCTTAGAGCAACAAACTTTAGGCTGGTAAGGATTTTTGCTGATTTGGCATCTTCATGAGTTGAAGCTAAGTGGGACCTGCTTTTTATAGATTCAGGCCTTTTTAGGTTTCATTTTATGCAAAAATTTGGACCATATATAGCCCATTGTTCACAGATTTGGCCCTGTGGAGCCCATGGTTGGATATGTGATTGGGTGGGCTGTGGGTTTcacataattaaaaataatgcCCTTTTAGGCTCTGCTTGGCTCTAGTTGGGTTCATGGATGCCGAAGCTCATAGGCAGGGCCTGACTGGCCTTGATTTAAACTGTAGCACGGTTTATTGACATAGAGCCTGGAAATGGACCCATTTATAGCACAAAGCTCAAATTGGTCTCTCTTTTGCCAGCTGCTCAGGATCCACCATTTGTTGACAAAGGATCTCTGAGATATATATCTTGTTACTTCTGCTGCTGCCCATGTACTTTCACCCTCATGTTTTGGTATGTACATTTACAGATATCGACTGTATAACAAGAAAATATTAGTCACCCTACAAAATGGATCGAATTATTTCATGCTCATTTACATTTAGAAATGTTCTATGACTATTATAAATGATTATGTTGTAAGGGTGCTGTGCCCACTTTTTCTTGTCTTCAGAAATCTATGCTTGCTTTGATTGAAGGtgacaaggaaaaagaaatccCTTTGAAACCAAATAAATAATGCTCCCATAGCAGTCAATACTGATCTTTGTTTTGAACAATTGTCAATTGTCAACCTAAAAGTCTATATGCATTGACATTCTGTTTCC from the Phoenix dactylifera cultivar Barhee BC4 chromosome 14, palm_55x_up_171113_PBpolish2nd_filt_p, whole genome shotgun sequence genome contains:
- the LOC103720526 gene encoding histone deacetylase 14 produces the protein MAAWLLELRTMSSPVLAGHTFPGIRQQHYKFKSSCAFKLQNNLTTVGRRFYHCMNSNVRCSAEDVGVSISYSGGLEKDSNLASSNISLYDARVLYCVAPAMGHNKESHPESNKRVPAIIDALERLELTPKYRNSEVFEAQNFKPASLDDIATVHARAYVAGLEKAVSRASDEGVIFIDGSGPTYATETTFQESLMAAGAGITLVDSVVAASRLRPDPPVGFALIRPPGHHAIPEGPMGFCVFGNIAVAARYAQRAHGLKRVLIIDFDVHHGNGTCDAFYDDPDIFFISTHQNGSYPGTGKIEQVGQGSGEGTTLNLPLPGGSGDNSMRSVFDEVIVPCAQRFKPEIILVSAGYDAHALDPLAGLQFTTGTYYMLASNIKQLAKELCGGRCVFFLEGGYNLKSLSNSVVDTFRAFLGEPTLASQFDDPAMLYEEPLSKVKQAIQKVKHIHSL